One genomic region from bacterium encodes:
- a CDS encoding amidohydrolase family protein, giving the protein MTDRAGMIDSWTNAFLPDREALWNASLEAQGIPLKVRSDPEDAFCDPETMIARMDEIGLQTLVLPVCDVPPHAGVTDFEGFATRVEEIEPLASKYPGRFVAQWSIDPREGTEGLDRARQMAAKPWVVAIHTHTHSFDLPFDAPEYYPYYTLAHETGLPFVMQAGTSGGRMASACGHPIGIDRPALYFPEVNFLLSHTGWPWVEEAVAMALKFSNVYLGTASLPPKRWHAALVDFIRGPGRRKTMFGTSFPTVGHRHALAQLDALGLEDEIASALMGGNAARFFPRIGELA; this is encoded by the coding sequence ATGACTGATCGCGCGGGCATGATCGACTCGTGGACCAACGCGTTCCTACCGGATCGCGAGGCGCTCTGGAATGCGAGCCTCGAAGCCCAGGGCATCCCGCTCAAGGTGCGCAGCGACCCCGAGGACGCGTTCTGCGACCCGGAGACCATGATCGCGCGGATGGACGAGATCGGTCTGCAGACCCTCGTCCTGCCGGTCTGCGACGTCCCGCCCCACGCCGGCGTGACCGACTTCGAAGGATTCGCGACCCGCGTCGAGGAGATCGAGCCCCTCGCCTCGAAGTACCCGGGTCGCTTCGTCGCCCAGTGGAGCATCGACCCGCGGGAGGGGACCGAAGGACTCGACCGCGCCAGGCAGATGGCCGCGAAGCCCTGGGTCGTCGCGATCCACACCCACACCCACAGCTTCGACCTGCCCTTCGACGCCCCCGAGTACTACCCCTACTACACGCTCGCCCACGAGACGGGCCTCCCCTTCGTGATGCAGGCGGGCACCTCCGGAGGCCGCATGGCCTCCGCCTGCGGACACCCGATCGGCATCGATCGTCCGGCTCTCTACTTTCCGGAAGTGAACTTCCTCCTCTCGCACACGGGCTGGCCCTGGGTCGAGGAGGCGGTCGCGATGGCCCTCAAGTTCTCGAACGTCTACCTGGGAACCGCGTCGCTTCCGCCGAAGCGCTGGCACGCTGCGCTGGTCGACTTCATCCGCGGCCCGGGGCGACGGAAGACGATGTTCGGGACCAGCTTCCCCACCGTCGGCCATCGTCATGCCCTGGCCCAGCTCGACGCCCTGGGCCTCGAGGACGAGATCGCATCGGCGCTCATGGGGGGCAACGCGGCGCGCTTCTTCCCGCGGATCGGGGAGCTCGCCTAG